In a genomic window of Melanotaenia boesemani isolate fMelBoe1 chromosome 1, fMelBoe1.pri, whole genome shotgun sequence:
- the galnt2 gene encoding polypeptide N-acetylgalactosaminyltransferase 2, whose product MRRKSRILLCFAVLWVLGIAYYFYSGTALSRKDEWGSSESSRNARNSDDKAQSPDTLPPGKVRWQDFDQDLYVGATVVRPGQDPYARNKFNQVESDKLRMDRAVPDTRHDHCRHKQWKSELPASSVVITFHNEARSALLRTVVSVLKKSPPHLVKEIILVDDYSDNPEDGALLGKIEKVRVLRNDRREGLMRSRVRGADAATAPVLTFLDSHCECNDHWLEPLLERVAEDKTRVVSPIIDVINMDNFQYVGASADLKGGFDWNLVFKWDYMTLEQRRARQGNPIAPIKTPMIAGGLFVMDKEYFEQLGKYDMMMDVWGGENLEISFRVWQCGGSLEIIPCSRVGHVFRKQHPYTFPGGSGTVFARNTRRAAEVWMDEYKNFYYAAVPSARNVPYGNIQSRLEMKKRLGCKPFKWYLENVYPELRVPDHQDIAFGALQQGGNCLDTLGHFADGVVGVYECHNAGGNQEWALTKDKSVKHMDLCLTVVERTAGSLIKLQGCRENDSRQKWEQIESNSKLRHVGSNLCLDSRSARMGGLTVEVCSPSLSQQWKFTLNLQS is encoded by the exons gATGAGTGGGGCTCCAGTGAATCTTCCAGAAATGCTCGCAATTCTGATGATAAGGCCCAAAGCCCAGACACTCTGCCACCAG gCAAGGTGCGCTGGCAGGATTTTGACCAGGATCTGTATGTTGGAGCCACTGTGGTGCGACCAGGTCAGGACCCTTACGCCAGGAACAAGTTCAACCAGGTGGAGAGTGACAAACTCCGAATGGACAGAGCTGTGCCTGATACAAGACATGATCA ctgcaGACATAAACAGTGGAAGTCAGAGCTGCCGGCCTCCAGTGTAGTCATCACCTTTCATAATGAAGCTCGCTCTGCTCTGCTGCGGACTGTGGTCAG tgttttGAAGAAAAGTCCTCCTCACTTGGTCAAAGAGATCATTTTGGTTGACGATTACAGTGATAACC CGGAGGATGGAGCGCTTCTGGGAAAGATTGAGAAAGTACGCGTCCTAAGAAACGATCGAAGAGAAG GACTGATGCGTTCAAGGGTTCGCGGGGCAGATGCTGCCACAGCACCAGTCCTTACCTTTCTGGACTCCCACTGTGAATGTAATGACCACTGGCTTGAGCCACTACTGGAGAGAGTGGCTGAG GATAAGACCAGAGTAGTTTCTCCTATCATTGATGTTATCAACATGGACAACTTTCAGTATGTGGGAGCTTCAGCTGATCTCAAAGGAG GTTTTGACTGGAATCTGGTGTTTAAGTGGGACTACATGACTCTGGAACAGAGACGAGCCAGGCAAGGCAATCCCATTGCCCCCATCAA GACTCCAATGATTGCAGGGGGTCTGTTTGTCATGGATAAGGAATACTTTGAGCAGCTGGGGAAGTATGACATGATGATGGACGTGTGGGGAGGAGAAAACCTGG AAATCTCATTTCGCGTGTGGCAGTGTGGCGGCAGCCTGGAAATCATCCCCTGCAGCAGAGTTGGCCACGTTTTCAGAAAGCAACACCCATATACCTTCCCTGGAGGCAGTGGGACTGTGTTTGCGAG GAACACAAGGAGAGCTGCAGAGGTGTGGATGGATGAGTATAAGAACTTCTACTATGCTGCTGTCCCCTCGGCGAGAAATGTCCCTTATGGAAA TATCCAGAGTCGTTTGGAGATGAAGAAGAGATTAGGCTGCAAGCCATTTAAGTGGTACCTGGAGAACGTCTACCCCGAACTAAG ggTCCCAGATCACCAGGACATCGCTTTTGGAGCCCTGCAGCAGGGAGGAAACTGCCTCGACACCCTGGGTCATTTTGCTGATGGGGTTGTGGGCGTCTATGAATGTCACAACGCAGGTGGAAACCAG GAATGGGCCCTGACCAAGGATAAATCGGTTAAACACATGGACCTGTGTCTGACTGTGGTGGAGAGAACAGCTGGATCTCTTATCAAACTACAAGGCTGTCGAGAGAATGACAGCAGACAG aaATGGGAGCAGATCGAGTCCAACTCCAAGCTGCGTCATGTGGGCAGCAACCTCTGCCTGGACAGCCGCAGTGCCAGGATGGGCGGACTCACTGTGGAGGTCTGCAGCCCGAGCCTGAGCCAGCAGTGGAAGTTCACCCTCAATTTACAATCATAG